GACCGCATTCTCGTGAAGCGCGTCGAGGAGAAGGAACAGAAGCGCGGCGGGATCATCATCCCCGACACGGCGAAGGAAAAGCCGATGGAGGGCAAGGTGATCGCGGTGGGCGCCGGGGCCCTCAACAAGGAAGGCAAGCGCACCCCCCTCGAGGTCAAGTCGGGCGACCGCGTCCTCTTCGGGAAGTACGCCGGAACCGAGATCAAGATCGACGACGACGAGATGGTGATCCTCCGCGAGGACGAGA
The genomic region above belongs to Candidatus Polarisedimenticolaceae bacterium and contains:
- the groES gene encoding co-chaperone GroES, with translation MKLKPLYDRILVKRVEEKEQKRGGIIIPDTAKEKPMEGKVIAVGAGALNKEGKRTPLEVKSGDRVLFGKYAGTEIKIDDDEMVILREDEILGIIE